In the Sediminibacter sp. Hel_I_10 genome, one interval contains:
- a CDS encoding M28 family peptidase — translation MKLFTFAICLFLMVGCKSKNKQVETVSTAKGEEVKETVSYLASDELAGRASGSQGIENAAQFIENKLKDLGVKPYFDTYRDNFEFEIRSRDTSDTTPPKVIKAFNVVGYLEGSDAKLKNEFIILGAHYDHIGFSKLVEGDSIANGANDNAAGTSAVLALAKYFSERKNNKRSLLFCLFSAEENGLKGSEHLAEVLQAENINLYTMVNFEMIGVPMKDKAYMAYITGFDKSNMASKINEYAGSEAVGFLPQAQEYRLFMRSDNYPFFQQFNVPSQTISTFDFTNYDYYHHVDDESELMDYDFMANLINTVAPALEKMSNTETKDIQLNGN, via the coding sequence ATGAAATTATTCACGTTCGCAATCTGCCTCTTTTTGATGGTAGGCTGTAAGTCTAAAAACAAACAAGTAGAGACTGTAAGTACCGCAAAGGGAGAAGAGGTCAAGGAAACGGTAAGCTATCTGGCATCAGATGAGCTTGCTGGTAGGGCTTCAGGATCACAGGGCATTGAAAATGCGGCTCAATTTATAGAGAATAAATTAAAGGATTTAGGGGTAAAGCCCTATTTTGACACCTATCGAGATAATTTTGAATTTGAAATAAGAAGTAGAGATACTTCGGATACTACACCTCCAAAAGTAATCAAAGCCTTTAATGTTGTTGGTTATTTGGAAGGCAGCGATGCCAAACTCAAGAATGAGTTCATCATATTGGGAGCACATTATGATCATATTGGTTTTAGCAAGTTGGTAGAAGGAGATTCTATCGCTAATGGCGCCAATGATAATGCCGCAGGAACTAGTGCCGTATTAGCATTAGCAAAGTATTTTTCTGAACGTAAAAACAATAAGAGAAGCTTACTGTTTTGTTTGTTTTCCGCAGAAGAAAATGGACTTAAGGGATCTGAGCATTTGGCAGAAGTACTTCAGGCAGAAAACATCAATTTATACACTATGGTCAATTTTGAAATGATTGGTGTGCCAATGAAAGATAAGGCGTATATGGCTTATATTACAGGTTTTGACAAAAGCAATATGGCTAGCAAAATCAATGAATATGCTGGCAGTGAGGCTGTGGGTTTTTTACCACAAGCTCAAGAATATCGCCTATTTATGAGGTCTGATAACTATCCATTCTTTCAGCAATTTAATGTGCCTAGTCAGACGATTTCCACCTTTGACTTCACCAATTATGATTATTACCATCATGTTGATGATGAATCTGAACTGATGGATTATGATTTTATGGCAAACTTGATTAACACTGTGGCACCGGCATTAGAAAAAATGAGCAATACAGAAACCAAAGACATACAATTGAATGGAAACTAA
- the pdhA gene encoding pyruvate dehydrogenase (acetyl-transferring) E1 component subunit alpha gives MKKVTKEVYLKWYEDMYFWRKFEDKLAQVYIQQKVRGFLHLYNGQEAVLAGALHAMDLTKDKMITAYRNHVQPIGMGVDPKRVMAELYGKATGTSQGLGGSMHIFSKEHRFYGGHGIVGGQIPLGAGIAFGDKYHDKDAVTLCCFGDGAARQGSLHETFNLAMLWKLPVVFVCENNGYAMGTSVARTANHTDIWKLGLGYEMPCGPVDGMNPVKVAEAFDEAIERARRGDGPTFLELKTYRYRGHSMSDAQHYRTKDEVGEYQKIDPITQVKDIILEQKYATEDDLKEIDKRVKKRVSECEKFADESPYPEKSVMYDAVYEQEDYPFIEHKI, from the coding sequence ATGAAAAAAGTAACAAAAGAAGTATACCTTAAATGGTATGAAGACATGTATTTCTGGAGAAAGTTTGAAGACAAACTAGCACAGGTGTACATCCAACAAAAAGTTAGAGGATTTCTTCACTTATATAATGGTCAAGAGGCCGTATTGGCTGGGGCATTGCATGCCATGGATTTGACCAAAGATAAAATGATTACTGCCTACCGAAATCACGTTCAACCAATTGGTATGGGTGTAGATCCAAAACGTGTTATGGCAGAGCTTTATGGTAAAGCAACCGGTACCTCTCAAGGTCTTGGTGGCTCAATGCACATTTTCTCTAAAGAACACCGTTTTTATGGTGGTCATGGTATTGTTGGAGGTCAAATTCCTTTAGGAGCTGGGATTGCGTTTGGAGATAAATACCACGATAAAGATGCTGTGACTTTATGTTGTTTTGGTGACGGTGCTGCAAGACAAGGCTCACTTCACGAAACATTCAATTTGGCCATGCTTTGGAAACTTCCTGTTGTATTTGTTTGTGAAAACAACGGTTACGCTATGGGAACTTCTGTGGCAAGAACCGCAAACCATACAGATATATGGAAACTTGGTCTAGGATATGAAATGCCATGCGGACCTGTAGATGGCATGAACCCCGTGAAAGTGGCCGAAGCTTTTGATGAAGCTATTGAGCGCGCAAGACGTGGTGATGGTCCAACATTTTTGGAGTTAAAAACATACAGATATAGAGGACACTCCATGAGTGATGCTCAACATTACAGAACTAAAGATGAGGTTGGAGAATATCAAAAGATTGATCCAATCACTCAAGTAAAAGACATCATTTTAGAGCAAAAATATGCAACTGAAGATGATCTTAAGGAAATTGACAAACGCGTTAAAAAACGTGTGAGCGAATGTGAGAAATTTGCTGATGAGTCACCATACCCTGAAAAGAGTGTGATGTATGATGCGGTTTATGAGCAAGAAGATTATCCATTCATAGAACACAAAATATAA
- a CDS encoding chaperone modulator CbpM: MKDSKLIAIPELCTHYQLERSFFDELTDYGLIEITTIEQHIYIHQDHISDLEKMIRLHKELHLNFEGIDMVFNMLEKIESLQQERNTLKNRLRLYEY; encoded by the coding sequence ATGAAAGATTCTAAGCTCATTGCCATTCCTGAATTGTGTACCCATTATCAACTAGAACGCTCCTTCTTTGATGAGTTAACCGATTATGGACTTATTGAGATTACAACGATTGAACAGCACATTTACATCCATCAAGATCATATTTCAGATTTAGAAAAAATGATTAGGCTTCACAAAGAGCTTCATCTCAATTTTGAGGGCATAGACATGGTGTTCAATATGCTAGAAAAAATAGAGAGCTTGCAACAAGAAAGAAATACATTAAAGAATAGACTGCGTCTTTACGAATATTAA
- the porV gene encoding type IX secretion system outer membrane channel protein PorV: MKNYILPLLFISIYSFSNAQETITFPNQSSVITTAVPFMLIAPDARSAGMADMGVATSVDAYSQQWNASKYVFSEAKSGIAVSYTPYLSQLVNDISVGYLTYFNRINEQSAFGFSFKYFGLGEIEIRENEFDTPTIEKPNEFTVDMSYSLRLAQQFSMSVALRYLRSDLRIQQVDANAQAAGSFGVDISGFYQSEEEAYDSFNGRTRLGFAIQNLGPKIKYDDGGRENFLPTNLRVGGGFDFIFDEYNKLAVTAEVTKLLVPTPPLFGFVDTNGDGAQNSDDPATEINENEPTIITQGQSNDVSFLTGVFQSFGDAPGGFSEELKEFTWALGAEYLYQESFAFRAGYFNESDDKGARKFFALGAGFKYTTINLDLSYLFSASKIQSPLENTLRFSLSFNFGEGEYREY, encoded by the coding sequence ATGAAAAATTACATCTTACCCCTACTATTTATTTCGATTTACAGTTTTAGTAACGCCCAAGAGACCATAACTTTTCCAAATCAATCTTCTGTAATCACAACAGCCGTTCCGTTTATGCTTATTGCGCCAGATGCACGCTCTGCGGGTATGGCAGATATGGGCGTAGCAACATCAGTTGATGCCTATTCGCAACAATGGAATGCTTCAAAATATGTTTTTTCTGAAGCTAAATCTGGGATTGCAGTAAGTTATACCCCTTATTTAAGTCAATTGGTGAATGATATTTCCGTAGGTTATTTGACTTATTTCAACAGAATTAATGAGCAGAGTGCTTTTGGATTCAGTTTCAAATATTTTGGTTTAGGAGAAATAGAAATTCGTGAAAATGAATTTGATACACCAACTATTGAAAAACCGAATGAATTTACGGTAGATATGTCTTACTCTTTGCGTTTAGCACAGCAATTCTCAATGTCTGTTGCTTTAAGGTATTTACGCTCAGATTTGAGAATTCAGCAAGTTGACGCTAACGCACAAGCCGCAGGTTCTTTTGGTGTGGATATTTCTGGTTTTTATCAAAGTGAAGAAGAAGCTTATGATAGTTTTAATGGTAGAACACGTCTAGGATTTGCTATTCAGAATTTGGGGCCTAAAATTAAATATGATGATGGAGGGAGAGAGAACTTTTTGCCTACGAATCTAAGAGTTGGTGGAGGTTTTGATTTTATTTTTGATGAATATAATAAGTTAGCAGTTACCGCTGAGGTTACTAAGTTATTGGTGCCAACGCCTCCGCTGTTTGGTTTTGTAGATACCAATGGTGATGGTGCTCAAAACTCTGATGATCCTGCAACAGAGATCAATGAAAACGAGCCAACAATCATTACACAAGGACAAAGTAATGATGTAAGTTTTCTTACTGGAGTATTCCAATCATTTGGTGATGCGCCAGGTGGTTTTAGTGAAGAGTTAAAAGAATTTACTTGGGCTTTGGGTGCAGAGTATTTGTATCAAGAGTCTTTTGCCTTTAGAGCAGGTTACTTTAATGAAAGTGACGACAAGGGTGCGAGAAAGTTCTTTGCTTTAGGAGCAGGATTTAAATACACCACTATCAATTTAGATTTATCTTACCTGTTTTCAGCATCAAAAATTCAGAGTCCGTTGGAGAATACGCTTCGCTTCTCTTTATCCTTTAACTTTGGTGAGGGAGAGTACAGAGAATATTAA
- the porU gene encoding type IX secretion system sortase PorU has translation MKKGLLTAFIVCCFFGFAQQKQFEIHWDGTKIMSTSSTQLEVPNFDKEHFSFSEDKGLIFYAQWPISVLVNERSLNLSNISYSAISSAELKDLPLHLVTSGPNAKLMNAIDRDRKSAYLELSPIIKENGVFKKITSFSITYSNRSQTASNNFARNGEELTNSVLNSGSWHKFYVDKSGVFKLTKGFLNQIGVNTNVDPRTIKIFGNGGAMLPLINEDFYPLDLTENAVKFVGEQDGVFNDNDFMLFYAEGPREYSEESNTNINLYTDRSYYYVQVSGGFGKRILNMSQPSAPANLQINTFRDYKYYEVDEFNIAKLGRRWFGDRFDVENQRTYTFSFPNLVTTETARIRVLAGAINEGTTTANMTINLNGEVVDNLLFPATGPNSNNIGSSDQYSNNVLLTSPEVVVTLTYDNAGNPSSVGYLDFISIEATRNLRFEGSQFRFKNDDVITADGVVEYTLANAGNVQEVWDISDKYNVTSAVNQDQAANFNFKAFAGSAKKYLTVTSLNYFEPLRDGNTSVSNQNIKGTIFQNSQGEFEDIDYLIITPTILRSSAERLAQINRDQNQLNVKVVSLDNIYTEFSSGNQDIAAIRNLVKYVYDHASSPENRVKYLCLFGDTSYDYKDRLQNNTNLVPSWHAMNSFSLTNGFVSDDFFGMMDPEEGSMATSNRLDIAVGRIVAETPQRARDMLDKIDLHYGKEAFGSWRNNIVMISDDIDEGGEGELQRTTDGIADEISEEKPFINAVKVHSDAFQQQATSSGERYPEASNAIKDAIELGALVVNYFGHGGEDGLAAERLFTKVDAQEIRNLCKFNLFVTVTCEYTKFDNPLRETAGELTYWNKEGGAVGLITTTRRIFLYTGVDYNEVLEQYLFSYGSSDYPSMAEALRQTKNDPVIAGNNQKTLVFFIGDPAMKLALPRPDIKLTAINDVPIGQETDVLQALGRVKMSGRVYDSQGNFLPNYNGVLTATVFDKEIQRQTLANDGINPQTGIDAKMDFKTLGEVIFKGQATITNGLFDFNFVVPRDIGIPVGNGRVSFYSKQNNILDDKAGASLEFQVGGINENAAVDNVGPVINLFMNDENFVSGGITNEQPTLLAKLQDENGINTASGIGHDITAIIDGDETNPFVLNDYYEANVDDYQNGKVTYPYRDLEPGLHTLTLKAWDVYNNASSATIEFIVRDKDEELVINNVLNYPNPFLDYTEFWFNHNSSDVLDVSIQIFTVSGKIVRTLNGQTSGGGKTTSSLSKDIVWDGRDDFGDKIGKGVYIYKLKVRSNRLNKQVEKIEKLVIL, from the coding sequence ATGAAAAAAGGATTACTCACCGCTTTTATAGTGTGTTGTTTTTTTGGTTTTGCCCAACAAAAACAATTTGAAATTCATTGGGACGGTACAAAGATAATGTCGACCTCTTCAACCCAGCTTGAGGTGCCAAATTTTGATAAGGAACATTTTAGTTTTTCCGAAGATAAAGGTTTGATATTTTATGCGCAATGGCCTATCTCAGTACTAGTGAACGAGCGTTCCTTGAATTTGAGCAATATATCTTATAGTGCAATATCTTCTGCTGAACTTAAAGATCTGCCATTACATCTTGTAACATCGGGTCCTAATGCAAAATTGATGAATGCCATAGACCGTGATCGGAAATCGGCATATCTAGAGCTTTCTCCTATCATAAAGGAAAACGGTGTTTTTAAAAAGATCACAAGTTTTAGCATTACCTATAGTAACAGATCCCAAACGGCTTCTAATAACTTTGCCCGTAACGGGGAAGAGCTTACCAACTCGGTATTAAATTCTGGCAGTTGGCATAAGTTTTATGTAGATAAGTCGGGTGTTTTTAAATTGACGAAAGGGTTTTTAAATCAAATTGGAGTCAATACAAATGTAGACCCACGCACCATTAAGATTTTTGGTAATGGGGGAGCCATGCTGCCCTTAATCAACGAAGATTTTTATCCTTTGGATCTTACAGAGAATGCCGTAAAATTTGTTGGAGAACAAGATGGTGTCTTTAATGATAACGATTTTATGCTTTTTTATGCTGAAGGTCCTCGTGAGTACAGTGAAGAGAGCAATACAAATATCAATTTATACACTGATCGTTCCTATTATTATGTTCAGGTTAGTGGCGGTTTTGGAAAACGGATACTTAATATGAGTCAGCCGTCCGCTCCTGCAAATCTTCAAATAAATACGTTTCGAGATTATAAATATTATGAAGTCGATGAGTTTAACATCGCAAAATTGGGAAGACGTTGGTTTGGAGACCGATTTGATGTTGAAAATCAACGGACTTATACATTCTCATTTCCAAATTTAGTGACCACAGAGACGGCGAGAATTAGAGTGTTGGCAGGTGCAATTAATGAGGGGACTACAACGGCAAACATGACTATTAACTTAAATGGCGAGGTTGTGGATAATTTACTGTTTCCAGCAACTGGGCCCAATAGTAACAACATAGGAAGTTCTGACCAATATAGTAATAATGTGCTTTTAACTTCACCGGAAGTTGTAGTTACTTTAACCTATGACAATGCAGGCAATCCATCTTCTGTTGGTTATCTAGATTTCATTTCTATTGAAGCTACAAGAAATTTACGTTTTGAGGGTAGCCAATTTCGTTTTAAAAATGATGACGTCATTACTGCAGATGGCGTTGTAGAATATACATTGGCAAATGCAGGTAATGTGCAAGAAGTCTGGGATATTTCAGATAAGTATAATGTGACTAGTGCGGTTAATCAAGATCAGGCCGCTAATTTTAATTTTAAAGCCTTTGCAGGGTCAGCAAAAAAATACCTTACGGTAACAAGCCTTAACTATTTTGAACCATTACGAGATGGCAATACATCTGTATCAAATCAAAATATTAAGGGCACCATTTTTCAAAACAGTCAAGGTGAATTTGAAGACATAGATTATTTAATCATTACGCCAACTATTCTGCGATCTAGTGCAGAGCGCTTGGCCCAAATCAATCGGGATCAAAATCAGTTAAATGTAAAAGTGGTGAGTCTAGATAATATTTATACGGAATTTAGCTCCGGAAATCAAGATATTGCCGCTATTAGAAACTTAGTGAAGTATGTCTATGATCATGCGAGTAGTCCTGAAAATAGGGTTAAGTACCTCTGTCTCTTTGGCGATACGTCTTATGATTATAAGGACCGTTTGCAAAATAACACCAATTTGGTGCCCTCTTGGCATGCCATGAATAGTTTTAGCTTAACCAATGGATTTGTGTCTGACGATTTCTTCGGAATGATGGACCCAGAAGAAGGAAGTATGGCAACATCAAACCGATTGGACATTGCAGTGGGACGCATCGTGGCCGAGACGCCTCAACGCGCAAGAGATATGCTAGATAAAATTGATTTGCATTATGGTAAAGAAGCTTTTGGCAGCTGGCGTAATAATATTGTTATGATCTCTGATGATATTGATGAGGGGGGCGAAGGTGAGCTTCAACGTACCACAGATGGTATAGCCGATGAAATTTCCGAAGAAAAACCATTTATTAATGCTGTTAAAGTTCATTCCGATGCCTTTCAACAACAAGCAACATCCAGCGGGGAACGCTATCCTGAGGCGAGTAATGCGATTAAAGATGCGATTGAATTAGGAGCATTGGTTGTCAATTACTTTGGCCATGGTGGAGAAGACGGTCTAGCTGCCGAACGATTGTTTACAAAAGTTGATGCACAAGAAATTAGAAACCTCTGTAAGTTTAATTTATTTGTTACTGTAACTTGCGAGTATACCAAATTTGACAACCCATTAAGAGAAACAGCGGGAGAGCTTACCTATTGGAATAAGGAAGGCGGCGCCGTCGGTTTAATTACTACAACCAGAAGGATATTTTTATATACAGGTGTAGATTACAACGAGGTTTTAGAACAGTATTTGTTCTCTTATGGTTCTAGTGACTATCCAAGTATGGCAGAAGCATTACGCCAAACAAAAAACGATCCCGTAATAGCAGGGAATAATCAAAAAACCCTTGTATTTTTCATTGGGGATCCTGCCATGAAATTAGCACTGCCTAGACCAGATATAAAATTAACAGCCATTAATGATGTACCAATTGGTCAAGAGACCGATGTGCTTCAAGCGCTTGGTAGGGTAAAGATGTCTGGTAGGGTTTACGATTCTCAAGGTAATTTTCTTCCAAATTATAATGGCGTTCTTACGGCAACTGTTTTTGATAAAGAAATTCAACGTCAAACATTGGCAAATGACGGGATCAACCCTCAAACTGGAATAGATGCTAAAATGGATTTTAAGACCTTGGGAGAAGTCATTTTCAAGGGGCAGGCCACGATAACCAATGGTCTTTTCGATTTCAATTTTGTGGTTCCAAGAGATATAGGAATCCCCGTTGGCAATGGTCGTGTGAGCTTTTATTCTAAACAAAATAATATTTTGGATGATAAGGCTGGTGCAAGTTTAGAGTTTCAAGTTGGTGGAATCAATGAAAATGCTGCGGTAGATAATGTAGGCCCGGTAATTAATCTATTTATGAATGATGAAAACTTTGTCTCTGGAGGTATCACTAATGAACAACCCACCTTATTGGCGAAGTTACAGGATGAAAATGGCATTAATACCGCTAGCGGAATAGGTCATGACATCACCGCTATTATTGATGGTGATGAAACTAACCCATTTGTGCTCAATGATTATTATGAAGCTAATGTAGATGATTATCAAAACGGAAAAGTGACCTATCCTTACCGAGATCTAGAACCAGGCCTGCATACCTTGACCTTAAAAGCTTGGGATGTTTACAACAACGCTTCATCGGCTACAATTGAGTTTATTGTTAGGGATAAGGATGAAGAGTTGGTGATCAATAATGTCTTAAATTACCCAAATCCGTTTCTGGATTATACAGAATTTTGGTTCAATCACAATAGTTCTGATGTTTTAGACGTTTCTATACAGATCTTTACTGTGTCTGGTAAGATTGTTCGTACTTTAAATGGACAAACTTCAGGAGGAGGTAAAACCACAAGTTCTTTATCAAAAGATATTGTTTGGGACGGTCGTGATGATTTTGGGGACAAAATTGGAAAAGGCGTTTACATTTACAAATTGAAAGTACGATCCAACCGATTAAACAAACAAGTAGAAAAAATTGAAAAGCTAGTGATCCTCTAA
- the cdd gene encoding cytidine deaminase has translation MKEITIETKLKVFDTIEDLPNAVSDLMKTAVDARKRAYAPYSQFLVGAALLLDNGEIITGNNQENASYPSGLCAERTAIFYAGSKYPDAKIKMMALTAGSVHQETLTPIPPCGACRQSISEYEVKQKVPIEIYFMGTSGKVVQSASLANLLPLGFDRSFL, from the coding sequence ATGAAAGAGATTACAATAGAAACCAAACTTAAAGTTTTTGATACTATTGAAGATCTCCCAAATGCGGTGTCTGATCTTATGAAAACAGCTGTAGATGCGAGAAAGAGAGCGTATGCTCCTTATTCTCAATTTTTAGTTGGTGCAGCTCTGTTGCTGGATAATGGCGAAATAATTACAGGTAATAATCAAGAAAACGCTTCTTATCCCTCTGGCCTATGTGCCGAAAGAACTGCTATTTTTTACGCTGGTTCAAAATATCCCGATGCTAAAATAAAAATGATGGCCTTAACAGCTGGGAGTGTTCATCAAGAAACGCTTACGCCAATACCGCCTTGTGGAGCTTGCAGACAAAGTATTTCAGAATATGAAGTTAAACAAAAGGTGCCTATAGAAATCTATTTTATGGGGACTTCGGGTAAAGTGGTGCAATCAGCATCATTAGCAAATCTTCTGCCATTAGGTTTCGATAGAAGTTTTTTATGA
- a CDS encoding SDR family oxidoreductase, whose translation METKNIIITGTSRGIGFELVHLFANQGHNVLALSRNARPVSNLHFDNISSFAFDLHEADDYKKVEQFIVNEWKHVDILINNAGMLLNKPFAQTTIADFTNVYQTNVFGVAEMTRTVIPFMKKDGHVITISSMGGIQGSVKFPGLAAYSSSKGAVITLTELLAEEYKETGPQFNVLALGAVKTEMLKEAFPDYDVPTTALQMATYIQEFSLNGNKYYNGKALQVSNSTP comes from the coding sequence ATGGAAACTAAAAACATCATCATTACAGGTACAAGTCGTGGTATCGGCTTTGAGCTTGTGCATTTATTTGCCAATCAAGGGCACAATGTTCTGGCTTTATCTCGAAATGCGAGACCTGTGAGTAATTTGCATTTTGATAATATTTCATCTTTTGCTTTTGATTTGCACGAGGCCGATGATTATAAAAAAGTTGAACAATTTATTGTCAATGAATGGAAGCATGTGGATATATTGATCAATAACGCAGGGATGCTCTTAAATAAACCATTTGCTCAAACAACAATAGCCGATTTTACTAATGTATATCAAACTAATGTTTTTGGTGTAGCCGAAATGACAAGGACGGTGATTCCGTTTATGAAAAAAGATGGGCACGTTATTACTATAAGTTCTATGGGAGGGATTCAAGGCAGTGTAAAATTTCCAGGGTTGGCAGCTTATAGTTCTAGTAAAGGCGCAGTAATTACATTAACCGAATTATTAGCCGAAGAATATAAAGAAACAGGACCGCAATTTAATGTTCTAGCTTTAGGTGCTGTAAAGACAGAAATGTTGAAAGAAGCATTCCCAGATTATGATGTGCCCACAACAGCTTTGCAAATGGCGACTTACATTCAAGAGTTTTCCTTAAATGGAAATAAGTATTATAACGGTAAAGCGTTGCAGGTTTCTAATTCTACACCATAA
- a CDS encoding pyruvate dehydrogenase complex dihydrolipoamide acetyltransferase, whose protein sequence is MAEIINMPRLSDTMEEGTVASWLKNVGDKVEEGDILAEIETDKATMEFESFNEGTLLHIGIQEGETAKVDTLLAIIGEEGEDISEYLDGGSSEKSESKDKDDSDEASEEKSEKEESTSEEDKEESKDTEDSEDTDDAESSDELPEGVTVVTMPRLSDTMEEGTVASWLKKVGDKVEEGDILAEIETDKATMEFESFQSGTLLQIGLEEGETAKVDALLAIIGPEGTDVSGVAKNFKSGGKSSAKKESTPKKEEKTETPKASKEDSKKEASKQEIKKEETKTESASTSDGSRIFVSPLAKKMADEKGINLSQVKGSGDHGRIVKRDIENYSPQASSAASAEKFVPTGQEDFEDVSNSQMRKAIAKALTKSKFTAPHYYLNVEFDMDNAIAFRAQFNSVPDVKISYNDMVVKACALALKKHPQVNSQWFDDKMRLNHHVHIGVAVAVPDGLVVPVVRFANEQSLPQIGAEVKDLAGKARNKKLTPKEMEGSTFTVSNLGMFGIESFTSIINQPNSAILSVGAIIEKPVVKEGKVVPGNTMKLCLACDHRTVDGATGSEFLQTLKGYIENPVTMLM, encoded by the coding sequence ATGGCAGAAATTATAAATATGCCTCGTTTGAGCGATACCATGGAAGAAGGTACCGTCGCTTCGTGGTTAAAGAACGTAGGAGATAAGGTTGAGGAAGGCGATATTTTAGCTGAAATTGAAACAGATAAGGCAACCATGGAGTTTGAATCCTTTAATGAGGGGACTTTACTTCATATTGGCATTCAAGAAGGTGAGACCGCTAAAGTAGATACGCTTTTAGCAATCATTGGTGAAGAAGGTGAGGATATTTCAGAATATCTTGATGGCGGTTCTAGTGAAAAATCAGAGTCGAAAGACAAGGACGATTCTGATGAAGCTTCCGAAGAAAAATCAGAAAAGGAGGAATCTACTTCCGAAGAAGATAAAGAAGAAAGTAAAGACACTGAGGATTCTGAAGATACTGATGATGCGGAAAGTTCAGATGAATTACCAGAAGGTGTCACCGTAGTAACCATGCCTCGTTTGAGTGATACTATGGAAGAAGGTACCGTAGCATCTTGGCTTAAAAAAGTTGGGGACAAGGTTGAAGAAGGAGATATTCTTGCTGAAATTGAAACCGATAAGGCGACAATGGAGTTTGAATCCTTTCAATCAGGAACATTGTTACAGATTGGATTAGAAGAAGGTGAGACGGCCAAAGTAGATGCCTTATTGGCAATTATAGGCCCAGAAGGAACGGATGTTTCTGGAGTAGCTAAGAACTTTAAATCTGGAGGGAAGTCTTCAGCTAAAAAAGAAAGCACACCTAAAAAAGAAGAAAAAACAGAAACACCTAAGGCTTCTAAAGAAGACAGCAAAAAAGAGGCGTCAAAGCAAGAGATCAAAAAAGAAGAGACCAAGACAGAATCGGCATCAACTTCAGATGGCTCTAGAATATTTGTATCTCCATTAGCTAAGAAAATGGCTGATGAAAAAGGAATTAACTTATCTCAGGTTAAGGGTTCTGGCGATCACGGAAGAATCGTGAAGCGCGATATTGAAAACTATTCGCCTCAAGCAAGCTCAGCAGCTTCCGCAGAAAAATTTGTACCAACAGGACAAGAAGATTTCGAAGATGTTAGTAATTCTCAAATGCGTAAGGCTATTGCGAAAGCATTAACCAAATCTAAATTTACAGCGCCACATTACTATTTAAATGTGGAGTTTGATATGGATAATGCCATTGCCTTTAGAGCACAGTTTAACTCGGTGCCAGATGTTAAGATATCTTATAACGATATGGTAGTTAAAGCTTGTGCTTTAGCTCTAAAAAAACATCCACAAGTAAACTCTCAGTGGTTTGATGATAAAATGCGTTTAAATCATCATGTACATATTGGTGTTGCAGTTGCAGTTCCTGATGGTCTTGTGGTCCCTGTAGTTCGATTTGCTAATGAGCAATCGTTACCACAGATTGGAGCCGAGGTTAAGGATTTAGCTGGAAAAGCCAGAAACAAAAAATTAACGCCTAAAGAAATGGAAGGTAGCACATTTACAGTATCTAACTTAGGGATGTTCGGTATTGAGAGTTTTACTTCTATTATTAATCAGCCAAATTCGGCGATTTTATCTGTAGGTGCCATCATAGAGAAACCAGTAGTTAAAGAAGGAAAAGTGGTTCCTGGTAATACAATGAAGCTGTGTCTCGCTTGCGACCATAGAACGGTTGACGGCGCAACAGGATCGGAGTTTTTACAAACTTTAAAAGGATATATTGAAAATCCTGTGACCATGTTGATGTAA